TTTTAGGACCCATGGATATCAATTTTCTATTTCAGATTTTGGATACTAATTTATCTATGAGATAAGCtttttgagacttgaatggttaaagaaccctatgtcatagttatttaagtttaaatgcaTACTTACGTAAATtcaccattgttcattcaagttttgttcatgattattgtttgttgttgtttggccaacaaTGGCATATTATTAAGCTAGATTTAATTCTGGAAAGGTTGAATGTAGTCGTTTGTACTTGAACGATGCAAGAGCATAACCATTGTTAGGTTGTTCTTAGTGAGTAGAAAAGGAGTATTTTACTGACCTtgcataacttttgagaattggtgCTTTTATTTGTGTTCTTAAGTCTGATTTTATATAGGAGTATATTTAATTAGATAGTAGAACTATATTCACGAGCTTTGGAAAAATCTGGTGAGCATATTGGGAATTCTAGTTAACACTGGTGCGATTTGCTAAATTTAATGCTATAACATTCTGGGCAGTTTTTGACATAGGGGGATTTAACTATTCAAGTCCAATTTTTCCATTGATAATTTTTCTTGCTGTTATTTGTCTAGAAACTGTGGTTAATTTTAAGCATATTGTaatttctttcattttattttagtttcatcaaccactcaatttagttttgtaaatttcTAAGTTGCAATTAATTGGTGTTTTCATTGAACTTTTTAATaacaatccctgtggagacgattcacctatcattatattacttgtgttggactgtgtacacttgcccatataattttcacaacaagttttttgcGCCGTTGCTGGGGATTGAAATTAAAAATTTGTGTAATACAATTATTTTgcaatttatttttttgtgttgttCTAATCTTGTTTGCTCGGTTTTGTGAATTTTCAGGAATACTCTAATGTATGAACGAGCAAGAAGACcttgaactagctcctattgaccccgaAATTGAATGCACTTTTAGAAGAAGGAGAAGGGAACAAAGGGGTAAAAATTGTTTCAATACGGCTGATGAGATTGAAGGGGTTGGGGATGCCCAGAATATTGCTAATGCCATGGCTTTAGCCGATGATAGAGAGAGGGCCATAAGGGAGTATACTACCCCCTATGTTTAATGAGCTTAATCCGAGCATTGTGAGGCCCGAAATCCAACCAGCCCAATTCGAGTTAAAGCCCGTCATGTTCCAAATGCTCCAAACGGttggtcaatttagtgggctgccaACGGAAGATCCCCTTCTCCAccttcgttcatttttggaggtgagcgattctttcaagctacaaggagtgagTGAAGAGGCCCTAAGGTTGAAGTTGTTCCCGTTCTCTTTGAGGGATCGAGCCAGAGCTTGGCTCAAAACCCTTCCTCCCGACTCGGTAactacatggaatgagttggATGAAAATttcttgatgaagtactttcctccTACTAAGAATGCCAAGTTTCGCAATGAAATCATGTCTTTTCAACAGCTAGAAGATGAATCCTTTTGTGAAGCTTCGCAGAGATTTAAAGAATTGTTGAGGAAGTCCCCGTACAACGGGATTCcgcattgtatacaaatggaaacattctataatgggctcaattcttccactcgCATGGTGTTGGATGCTTCAGCTaatggggctattctctctaagccatacaatgaagcctatgagattttggaaaggattgctagcaacaattatcaatggtccaatgttagagcctcaacaagtcaaaaAGTAGCGGGTGTACTTGAAGTGGATGCATTGACCACTTTGACCGCTCAAGTTTCAtcaatgactaaccttctcaaTAACATGAGTTTGGGGGCAATGGTACAACCAGTTGCTATGGGACAAGTTGCCAATGTGTCTTGTGTctattgtggagatgggcacacTTTTGAGAGTTGTCCTTCAAATCCCGCCTCGGTTTGCtatgtggggaatcaaaatgTCAACCGTAACAACCCATATTCAAACTCTTACAATCCGGGGTGGAGGCAACATCCAAATTTCtcatgggggggtcaaggagctagttcaagTGGAGCACCAATGCAAGGCAAGCCAACATATCCGCCGGGGTTTTCTCAACAACCACCAAGAGTGCAACAACCTCCTCCGCCTCAAGTATCTCAATCAAGctctttggagagtttaatgaaagaatatatggccaagaatgatgcTGTGATTCAGAGCCAAGCAGCCTCCTTGAGAAACCTTGAGATTCAAATGGGGCAATTGGCTAATGACTTGAGGAATAGGCCGCAAGGCACCTTGCCTAGTGACACCAAAAATGCAAGGAGGGATGGCAAAGAGCAGTGCAAAGTGGTGACTTTGAGGAATGGGAAAAATCTGGAGTTAAATGGGGAGAAAGATAAGCGAAAAaatgagcccacttcaatccaaattGGTGAAGAGAAGAGTGAAAAGTCAGCAAGTTCAGCTGCTGAATTTACCCAGAATGCTACAACATCCGTTCAGCAATCTGCAGCAGAAAAGTGTTTGAGCAAGCCACCTCCATCATTTCCTCTAAGATTTCAAAAACAGCAACAAGATGGCCAATTCCGCAGGTTCTTAGACGTTTTGAAGCAACTCCATATCAATATACGACGAGTGGAGGCCTTGGAGCAAATGCCAAATTATGTAAAGTTTTTTAAGGACATTTTGACTAAGAAAAGGAGACTTGGTGAGTTTGAAATGGTGGCCTTGATGGAAGGTTGTAGTGCCATGTTGAAGAGtaaaattcctcctaaattgaAGGATCCAGGTAGCTTTACAATTCCTTGTTCTATTGGTGGAAGAGATGTGGGTagagctttatgtgatttgggaGCTAGTATTAACTTAATGCCTATGTCTATTTTCAAGAAGTTGGGAAATGGAGAAGCAAGGCCAACAACCATCACTTTGCAATTGGCGGATTGTTCTATGGCTCACCCGGAAGGAAAAATATAAGATGTTCTAGTTCAAGTTGATAAGTTCATTTTCCTGACCGATTTTATAATTCTTAACTATGAGGCGGATAgagatgttcctattattttgggCAGGCCATTTCTAGCTACCGAGAGGACTTTAATTGATGTGCAAAAAGGAGAGCTTACTAtgagggtgaatgaccaacaagtGACTTTTAATGTGTTCAATGCTATGAATTTTCTGGATGAGGTTGAGGAATGCTCTCGGTTGAGTGTAATTGAGTCACTTGTAACTGAAAAGTTCCACAAAGAAGTTTTTAAAGATGGAATGGGGGTGAGTTCACTTGAAGAGCTTGAAGACTTAAGTGAAGAGGAGGAAACCCAAGTTACATGGGTAGAATTAAAGCAGCCCTTTACTAAATTCTGAAGGCCTTTTGAGTCTCTAGACTTGTCAGAAGGGAATTTCAAGCCTCCTAAGCCTTCTATTCAAGAGCCACCAAAGTTAGAATTGAAGCCTTTGCCTAGtcacttgaagtatgcttatttggGAGATAACGAGACTTTGCCCGTGATTATTTCAGTGGTGTTAGGAGCTAAATATGAACGTTTGTTGCTTGATGTGTTGAAGAAATACACAAGAGCCATTGGTTGGACCGTGGCGGATATCAAGGGTATAAGTCCTTCATTTTGTATGCATAAAATTCTGTTGGAAGATTGTTCTAATAATTATGTTGAGCAGCAGTGAAGGCTTAACCCTATCATTAAGGAAGTGGTGAAAAAAGAGATAATTAAATGGCTCGATTATGGAATTGTTTACCCAATTTCGGATAGTTCTTGGGTCAGCCTGATTCAGTGTGTTCCTAAGAATGGTGGAGTCACAGTGGTGGCTAATGAAAATAATGAGTTGATTCCCACAAGAACAGTGATGGGGTGGCGTGTTTGTATGGACTACCGAAAGCTGAATAAGGCCACATGGAAGGACCATTTCTCGctgccattcattgatcaaatgcttgattgGTTGGCGTGAAAGGATTTTTATTGTTTTCATGACGGgtattcaggctataatcagatttccATTGCTCTGGAGGACCAAGAGAAGACTACATTCACTTGTCCCTATGGCACCTTTGCCTGTAGAAGGATGCCGTTTGGGTTGTGCAATGCTCTTGCCACCTTCCAACGTTGTATGATGGCAATTTTTTTAGATGTGGTGGAAAAATCTCTAGAAGTCTTCATGGATGATTGTTCAGTATTTTGTGAGTCCTTTGACACTTGTTTGGTTAACTTGGAGAAAGTCTTGGAAAGATGTGAAGAAACTAACTTGGTACTCAATTGggaaaatgccattttatggtacaAGAAGGCATTATCTTGGGCCATAAAATTTCTAACAAGGGAATTGAAGTGGATAGAGCAAAGTTGGAAGTCATTGAAAAATTACCACCACCTACTACAGTCAAGGGAATTAGAAGCTTTTTGGGGCATGCGGGCttctataggaggtttataaattatttttcaaagatttctaagcctctttgttccTTACTTGAGAAAAATCGAGCATTTGAGTTCACTAAGGAGTGTCAAGAAGCATTTGTGACTTTAAAAAAGGCTCTTATCAACGCACCCATCATTGTAGCTCCGGATTGGTCTCTTCCttttgaattgatgtgcgatgcGAGTGACTTTTTCGTGGGTGTCGTGCTTGGGCAGCAAAAAGAAAAGGTCTTTCATTCCATTTATTATGCAAGAAAGACGTTAACCGATTCTCAATTGAACTATACCACCACTGAGAAAGAACTTTTGGCGGTTGTGTATGCTTTTTACAAGTTTAGAGCCTATCTTGTGGGGACTAAAGTGGTGGTTTACACAGATCATTCAGCAATCAAGTATCTTATAGCAAAGAAGGATGCTAAGCCAAGACTTATTCGATGGGTTCTTCTTCTTCAAGAATTTAACTTGGAGATTCAGGATAGAAAAGGAACAGAGAAACAAGTGGCTGACCATTTATCTAGGCTTGAGGTATGTACTGAGAAGAAAGATGAAGGGTCTATTAAAGAGACATTCCCTGACAAGCAATTGTTAGTTGTGAACCAAGTCACTACACCATGGTATGCTGATTTTGTCAATTATTTGGTGAGTGGTTTGCAGCCACCTGATTTGAATAGGCAGCAGCTCAAGAAATTCTTTCATGATGTGAGattttattattgggatgagccctatTTGTACAAGCATGCCCAGATCGTATCATGAGGCGTTGTGTGCCTAAGGATGAAGTTTCAAGTATTCTAGAGCATTGTCATTCAGCTCCTTATGGTGGGCATTTTGGTGGGCAAAGGACAACATCTAAAGTTTTTCAATCGGGTTACTATTGGCCTTCTATTTTCAAGGATGCTCATGAATTTGCTAAAAGATGTGATCGCTGCCAACGTGTTGGAAATATTTCAGCAAGGAATGAAATGCCATTGAATTGCATCCTTGAAGTGGAATTATTCGATGTTTGGGGAGTTGACTTTATGGGGCCATTTCCATCGTCATTGGGAAATTTGTATATCTTGGTGGCAGTCGATTATGTCTCTAAATAGGTTGAAGCAGTGGCGAGTCCTACcaatgattccaaggtggtcatgTAGTTCTTACATAAACATGTTTTCACCCGCTTTTGCACTCCAAGGGCTCTTATAAGTGATGAGGCACCCACATTGTGAATAAGATTTTGGTAACCTTGTTGGCTAAATATAGTGTGAAACACAAGATCGCAACTGCCTACCATCCTCAAACAAATGGTCAAGCCGAGCTTTCTAATAAAGAGATCAAGGGAATGCTAGAGAAAGTTGTTAATCCGTCTCACAAAGATTGGTCTCAAAGAATAGATGACTCTCTTTGGGCTTACCGAACTGCATTTAAAACACCATTGGGAATGTCCCCTTACCGCTTGGTTTATGGGAAGGCTTGTCACTTGCCCGTGGAGTTAGAGCATCAGGCTTATTGGGCAATTAAGAAGCTTAATATGGATCCCCAAGCTGCTGGGGAAGCTCGCATGTTGCAATTGAATGTGCTTGAGGAGATGAGGCTGTTCTCTTATGAAAATGCAAAGTTGTATAAGGAAAAGACTAAGCGATGGCATGATAAGAGGATTCAACCTCGAGTTTTTGAAGAAGGGCAGCGAGTTTTGCTCTTTAACTCGTGACTGAAGTTGTTTCCTGGTAAATTGAAGTCTAGGTGGTCGGGGCCATTCACAATCATCAAGGTGTATCCTCATCGGGCTGTTGAAGTAAAGGAAGATCAGTCCGGTAGAGAGTTTAAAGTGAATGGCCAGCGACTGAAGCACTATTGGGAAAGAGAGGTCGACCGAGCGAAGACCTCAATTACTTTGGAGGATGCATGAAGTGGGTGATATGTTGGGTTGCCTAGTGATTTATGTGTTATCTTGAGGGTAGCACGAAGAAGGAAGGTTCTGCAAGTCAtgttgtatatatatatctaaaaaaaaaacaaacaaagttACTGAGGCATTGTGCATTTTGTAATTATAGAGTTTGTTATTAACTTTTGTTTTTGTTGTAGTGCTTTtgttctttttcaatttttttttttttaaggttgACTGGAGGCAGGGTAAATCTTGATTTTGATGCACTGGTGCAGTTTTGGGATTGAAAGTTACTGATTTTCGCAGCTTGGGGAAGAAATTCAGTTTTCGCAAGCAAGTTTATCAAATGTTCCAGATTGCTACAACATGAAATTTAGCAAGCAGACCTCTTTGGCAAGTCAGAATTTCTGGTGATGTCTCGGGTTTTCTTTGGAATGGGCTTTGCTGGGTaagagaaaaacaaacaaaaaaaaaaacaaaagcaaGGAAAAGAGGCATTAAAAGAAAGCTCAACAAAATCAGAATAATCCCACAACCattccttctttttctttaacTGTTATCACCCACCCCAGCCACAATTCATTTGCTCCGCCTCTCCCATCTCCATCCCACACCGTACCTCACCCAGCCCCACCTTCCGCCATCGTCAGATCCCATCCAAGCCCCACATCTCCCGCTGAGACGATTGCCCCAGTCGCGAAGCCCAGGTGCGCGACCCCACTCGTTTCCACCCAGTCCCCTGAGTTCCATCCACCCCAGCTGTAATTTCCCCTACTTCGTCTCTCCATTTTCATCCATTTTCCGTAGCCGTGCCTAAGCTGAATCCCATACTGAGTCTCCCTCCTCTCCGTCCCACACACAATACCTCGCCAACTCTGTTTTCTTCCAGCGTGGGTAGCTCACGATTTGGGTCATTTCTCGGCTATTGGCTCCCTTAACCAGGTTTTATTTTCTCTGTGGAAATTGGGTGCATTATTTGGTTTGCTAATCTGCTTGGGGCTCAACTAGAATCTTTATTGTTGCTGAGTATTCTTGATTATTTGGAGGTGAATTATGGAGTATTTTCCTGGCTGGTACTGTGTGTGTGCACCCGTGTTGAAAGTTGTAGCTTTCCATTGTCATTACTGAAATATGTCTCGGCTAAGGCAGAAGTGTGGCCCAAAAAAAGGTGTTAAGGATCTCAGTTCCCTTGAGAGATTCTCTTCCCCAGAAGCAAGGCAGAAATTTGACGATTTTATTCGACTTAAAGATATCTATCCCGAGAGAGGTTTTCTGCCTACAAAGACTCCATTCACGGGTGTTCCATCTTGGCTAGCTAATAATATTAAGGAAAGGAAGTGGGAATCTTTTTGCCAGCACCTCGATGAAGCTGTGGTTCCCGTGGTCAGAGAATTCTACTCCCATTTCCTCAACTCGGTGTGGCCTGATTCTGTTACTGTTCGTAAAACTAATGTTCCATTTTCAGGAGCCTCCATTAATCAATTATTTGGGTTAACTGAAGTTGAGTGCGAATACTCTCAGCTCATTGAAAGTGCCACTGAGGAGAAAATGCATGCGATTGTCACTTTGCTTGCTAAGCCTGGGGTCGATTGGCGGCTTGATTCATCTGGGACATTTCTATCAAGCGCACTGATTTACAGCCTCAAGCTAAATGTTTGTATATGTTTGTTCAGACTCGGTTCTTGCCCACATCTCACGATTCTTTAGTTAGCCAGGAGCGCATGATTATGCTCTACTGTATTCTCACTGGCCGGTCTATTAATGTGGGTAGTATTCTTGCCCAAGAGATTTTTGCTTGTGCCCATCGGACGAGTGGGAAGATTTTTCTTC
The genomic region above belongs to Humulus lupulus chromosome 1, drHumLupu1.1, whole genome shotgun sequence and contains:
- the LOC133832689 gene encoding uncharacterized protein LOC133832689 is translated as MVQPVAMGQVANVSCVYCGDGHTFESCPSNPASVCYVGNQNVNRNNPYSNSYNPGWRQHPNFSWGGQGASSSGAPMQGKPTYPPGFSQQPPRVQQPPPPQVSQSSSLESLMKEYMAKNDAVIQSQAASLRNLEIQMGQLANDLRNRPQGTLPSDTKNARRDGKEQCKVVTLRNGKNLELNGEKDKRKNEPTSIQIGEEKSEKSASSAAEFTQNATTSVQQSAAEKCLSKPPPSFPLRFQKQQQDGQFRRFLDVLKQLHINIRRVEALEQMPNYVKFFKDILTKKRRLGEFEMVALMEGCSAMLKSKIPPKLKDPGSFTIPCSIGGRDVGRALCDLGASINLMPMSIFKKLGNGEARPTTITLQLADCSMAHPEGKI